Below is a genomic region from Blastocatellia bacterium.
TCACGCTCGCGAAGCCAAACCAAACGGTCATCGTCGTCGTCGAGCGCGAGGGGAAACGCTTGCGCGTCCCGCTCACGCTCGAAGCGGTTCAAGGTCGATTCGATACCGTCGGCGAATCGGGATTGCTCCCCCCCCCAACGACCGATGGAGTGACCATCGCGCAGGTCGAACGCGGATCGCCGGCGGAAGCGGCCGGATTGCGCCCGGGGGATAAGATCGTCCGCATTGATGACGTGGAGACTACGACCTTCCCCATTCTCGTAGCTGTCGTCAGCCGGAGCATCGGGAAGGAATTGACGCTGACCTACGTGCGCCAGGGAGAACGCCGGGAGGTGAAAGTCGTCCCCTTCAATGATCGCGGGCGTGGACGCATCGGCATCGCTCCGGAACCCGAACCGATGCCGCGCGGCACCGTGCGCATGGGAATGGGCGCTGCGCTGCGAGAATCCTTTCGGCAGAACCTCTTCTACGCGCGCCTCACGTTGGAAGCTCTCGTCGAAGTCCTCCGCGGTCAACGGACTGTGCGCGAGACGTTCGCCGGCCCCGTGCGCATCGCCGATCTGTCGGGGAAGGCGGCCGAACGTGGGCTGAAAGAGCTCCTCATCGTCATGAGCCTCATCAGTCTCAGCCTCGGCCTCTTCAATCTCTTTCCCATTCCCGTGCTCGACGGTGGGCTTATCCTCATGCTCTTCGTGGAATGGGTGATGGGATTGGCGGGGAAAGAGCTGACGATGTCGCTTCGGGAGAAGATTCAGACGGTGGGGCTGGCGCTCATCCTCCTGCTCATGGGGTACGTCCTCTACAGCGACATCGCCATCACGCTCAGCGAGCGCATGCGTCCGCAGAATCCGCCTCCGGCGCACGCGACCCCATGAGTCCCTTGCGGGTGGGGTCTCCTCATCGGCGACGGGTTTCGCTGCGGCGAACCTCTTCGACCTCGCGATCGCGAATTTCCGGACGCACGTCCTCGGCCACCTTCCGCCGCAGCAAGCGCAGCGCGCGATCGCTAGCTTTCTTCAACTCTCGCTTCCCGTCCTCGAACTCGACTTCGACCATCTGCGCATTGCCTGCTCCGATGACGCGAATGATCGTCCCATAGCGCACGCTTGCCGCTCCGGCGTACATGACCTCGTCGCCGACTTGAAACTCGATGCGCGGTTTCGAGGGCATACTCCTCCTTATTCGATCACCGCGAGAAGCTCGCCCGCTCCGACGGTCTGCCCCTCGCGGACGTGAACTTCGGCGAGACGCCCGGACTTCGGGGCTTTCACCTCGTTTTGCATCTTCATGGCTTCCAGCACGAGGATCCCCTGCCCGGCCCGTACCGTGCTCCCGACTTCGGCCAACACGCGCACGACCTTCCCCGGCATGCGGGCCGTGAGCGCGACGCGTCCTTCCGCTCCGACTTCGCTCGTTCGTCCCCGGTGTCGCCGATCTCTCACGCGAAGATGCCACTCCCGCTCTCGAATCGTCACCGTCACGAATCCGTCCTGCGCATTTCCCTCCACGCGCGCCTCGATCACCTGCGGCCCGAAGAGCAGCGTGTAGACACCGGGCTCTGGCGTGAAGACCTTCACCTCGTGAGGGCGCCCGTCCACTTGCACCGTGAGGCCGCCATTGCGCTCCTCGACCTCCACCAAATGTCGTCCGGTTTCAGATTCGACCTCGATCTTCATAGTCGCGACGCGAGTTGAAAGAG
It encodes:
- the rseP gene encoding RIP metalloprotease RseP — translated: MLDFVTTLIVFLFVIGVLIFVHELGHFAVAKLFKIRVEVFSLGFGPRLFGFRRGETDYRISAIPLGGYVKMLGENPDEAQLGPLPPEAFLARPKWQRFLVALAGPAMNLLLAIALPAALFMVSYPGPAYRVEKARIGAIIPGSPAERAGLRPGDVIVEFDGHQNPTWGEVEDLTLAKPNQTVIVVVEREGKRLRVPLTLEAVQGRFDTVGESGLLPPPTTDGVTIAQVERGSPAEAAGLRPGDKIVRIDDVETTTFPILVAVVSRSIGKELTLTYVRQGERREVKVVPFNDRGRGRIGIAPEPEPMPRGTVRMGMGAALRESFRQNLFYARLTLEALVEVLRGQRTVRETFAGPVRIADLSGKAAERGLKELLIVMSLISLSLGLFNLFPIPVLDGGLILMLFVEWVMGLAGKELTMSLREKIQTVGLALILLLMGYVLYSDIAITLSERMRPQNPPPAHATP
- a CDS encoding biotin/lipoyl-binding protein, producing MKIEVESETGRHLVEVEERNGGLTVQVDGRPHEVKVFTPEPGVYTLLFGPQVIEARVEGNAQDGFVTVTIREREWHLRVRDRRHRGRTSEVGAEGRVALTARMPGKVVRVLAEVGSTVRAGQGILVLEAMKMQNEVKAPKSGRLAEVHVREGQTVGAGELLAVIE